From the genome of Gracilinanus agilis isolate LMUSP501 chromosome 2, AgileGrace, whole genome shotgun sequence, one region includes:
- the LOC123234012 gene encoding uncharacterized protein LOC123234012, whose amino-acid sequence MPESIRRKKFETREKWTAELSVVSSHPAPISRSPRSQTLCPVAAFGGIPSTETGRRMQAGAGRTVGKLASSEGWGRSQPGRSPGPRQSAVPVIWCTAGAGRSSRGWGKGSPAELAFRAPASTHKSATTNCFRSPFPNSLARTTPVQTNTTNWCKGRLSVWIPLTQQLLLLLVLPPPPAAAAAAPVPGETADVSEQLVSQAGASGSGAPGQLEIFIFSLSVPLSQIASLGPFRARCCSAGVEEGSESRLGTALQRHGLPGKGLFWGDFLAL is encoded by the exons ATGCCAGAATCCATCAGAAGGAAGAAATT tgAAACTAGGGAAAAATGGACTGCGGAACTCTCTGTCGTTTCCTCCCACCCCGCCCCCATAAGCAGATCACCCAGATCGCAGACGCTTTGCCCAGTAGCTGCTTTTGGAGGGATCCCTAGCACAGAGACTGGAAGGAGAATGCAAGCCGGGGCGGGAAGGACCGTGGGCAAGCTAGCCTCCTCCGAAGGCTGGGGCCGCAGCCAGCCTGGCCGGAGCCCTGGGCCAAGGCAGTCAGCTGTGCCTGTCATTTGGTGCACGGCGGGCGCAGGCAGAAGCAGCAGAGGCTGGGGGAAGGGGAGCCCGGCCGAACTAGCTTTCCGAGCGCCGGCGAGCACCCACAAAAGTGCAACCACCAATTGTTTTCGTTCTCCTTTCCCCAACAGCCTGGCCCGGACCACTCCAGTCCAGACAAACACAACAAAC TGGTGCAAGGGGAGACTCTCAGTCTGGATCCCTTTAACCCAACAACTCCTGCTGCTACTCGTCTTGCCGCCGCCCcctgcagctgctgctgctgctcctgttCCGGGAGAAACTGCAGATGTGAGTGAGCAGCTCGTATCCCAAGCTGGAGCTTCTGGATCGGGGGCACCCGGGcagctggagatctttattttcTCGCTTTCTGTCCCTTTGTCCCAAATTGCATCTCTCGGGCCCTTCCGTGCTCGCTGTTGTTCTGCTGGGGTCGAAGAAGGAAGTGAAAGCCGCCTTGGTACAGCTTTGCAACGGCACGGCCTCCCTGGGAAAGGCTTGTTTTGGGGAGATTTTCTTGCCTTATAA